In Deferribacterota bacterium, the sequence AGCATGTGCCAACCAACCTTTTTTATTAACATCCGATAACATTCCTTTGCCTGTATAATAAATTTGTGCATCAGCTATAGCAGTTGATGGAACAACATTTTGTGCATTAATATCTTTCTGTCTTATAACGCCTTTAACTGATATATACTGCTTTTCTTGATCTACAACAATTTCTCTGCTTCCCTCAATAACTAAATTACCAGAAGGTAAAATATTTACTATTCTAGCAGCAACAGTTGCTTGAACCTGATCTGCTTTTTGCTTACTTCCATCTCCCTGAAAGTCATTTGTTGTTTGTGCACTAACGCTTGGATTAAAGGGCTCTCCCATGCCTAAAAAATTACTTATCCCTAAATCCATAGGCATACCTAAAAAAGTATCAACACTGGCATCATAGGTTGTGGTTTTACTTGCATCAGTGGTATTTGTATTTGATGCTGAAGAGTTCTCCATTATTTCTACAATTACAATATCTCCTATATTCCTTGCTTTATAATCTAAAAATAGTGTTCCCTCTGTTTTGGTGTCAGTCCAAAGTGATCCATAATTTTGATTCTCTCTCATAGCGTCATAGTAGGCATCTACCTCTCTATTATAGGATGTGCTTGGGGGGATATTTTCAATATTCTTGGTACAACCTGCTATAAATATTTCTAGCAATAATACTGCTAAGAAAATATATTTTGCCATTTTTTACTCCCTTTACTTATATAATAAGCAAAATATATGCCATCTCAATTAACACTAACAATCGAATCGCCAATATATTTCCCTGTAAGCACTTTATTAGACCTAACATTTTTAACCCTAACATACTTTCCGACAAAAGCATCTTCTCTCAATACCCCCTTTGATTCAACAAGCACATAATCACCTTTATATCTTATTTTAACACTTGCGCCCCTCTTTAGTGCAGGCTTCTTTTCAACATACACATCAGTTATGATTTTGCCTTCTCTTATTGTAGTTCTAGCAATTAGTCCGTCAATATCATTAACCAAATCGTCATATTTATTGGTAACATCTACTTTTTCTCTTATTACATTTCCTTTTAATGTGCTTCCTCTTCTAATATCCTTCTTAGCAACATAAGCATCTTTATACACCTTTAAGTAGGTATATAGGCTATACTTTTTATAGCCATTATCTACATCTATATAGGTTGAGCCAAATGGTTGGCTAGGGATATCAAAGGAAATATTATCTTTATCTTGATAAAATATGTTGTTATTGTAGGAAATCCTTTCCACTTCAAAATCAAAATTAGGATAAATTTTTCCCAACTTCTCTATAAAAGATTTTTTTAGCTCCTTTTCTGTCAACAATGTTCCCTCTCTAACAACGGTATAATCTTTAACGTATTCCTTAAACTTATCTAGCAGGTTTAACCTATAAAGAATGCTTCTTATTCGCTCCTTTGGGACAAAAGTTCTTTCACCAAAATTTAAATTAGTAATAATAGGCTCTTTGATCTTTGCTCCTACTATATCCTCTAAAAAAAGGGTATCACCTTTGATTTTTATCTCATTGGCATTTAAATTACTATTTAGCAAAATTATAATAAGTAATAACATAATTTTTTTCATATTTACCTCCTTAGATTGTTAACAATTTGTAACATATCATCAGAAGTTTGGATTGCC encodes:
- a CDS encoding flagellar basal body L-ring protein FlgH encodes the protein MAKYIFLAVLLLEIFIAGCTKNIENIPPSTSYNREVDAYYDAMRENQNYGSLWTDTKTEGTLFLDYKARNIGDIVIVEIMENSSASNTNTTDASKTTTYDASVDTFLGMPMDLGISNFLGMGEPFNPSVSAQTTNDFQGDGSKQKADQVQATVAARIVNILPSGNLVIEGSREIVVDQEKQYISVKGVIRQKDINAQNVVPSTAIADAQIYYTGKGMLSDVNKKGWLAHAIDWVWPF
- the flgA gene encoding flagellar basal body P-ring formation chaperone FlgA — translated: MKKIMLLLIIILLNSNLNANEIKIKGDTLFLEDIVGAKIKEPIITNLNFGERTFVPKERIRSILYRLNLLDKFKEYVKDYTVVREGTLLTEKELKKSFIEKLGKIYPNFDFEVERISYNNNIFYQDKDNISFDIPSQPFGSTYIDVDNGYKKYSLYTYLKVYKDAYVAKKDIRRGSTLKGNVIREKVDVTNKYDDLVNDIDGLIARTTIREGKIITDVYVEKKPALKRGASVKIRYKGDYVLVESKGVLREDAFVGKYVRVKNVRSNKVLTGKYIGDSIVSVN